The Actinomyces sp. oral taxon 414 genome has a segment encoding these proteins:
- a CDS encoding sugar phosphate isomerase/epimerase family protein — MSIPVGLSTSSVYPGNAATTFRLAGELGYDGVEVMVWSERVTQDAKALLALAARYDQPVLAIHAPTLLLTRPVFGADPWQKVDRSIDLAQAVGAPTVVLHPPFFWQTRYARSFVRGVDMREQVADVRLAVENMFTWRPRSGHSTRDFQAYSPTWDPVGQGYRSVTLDISHAATSGSDALAMARALGPTLCHLHLTDGVPGFHDDHLLPGQGNQDCAGVLAHLAATGFEAGGGQVVVEVNTRGMSREQRREGLASALAFAREHLEGAGNTGAVRIPPPTRRRYRS, encoded by the coding sequence ATGTCCATCCCCGTTGGTCTGTCGACCTCCTCGGTCTACCCCGGCAACGCCGCCACCACCTTCCGTCTGGCCGGCGAGCTCGGCTACGACGGCGTGGAGGTCATGGTGTGGTCCGAGCGCGTCACCCAGGACGCCAAGGCCCTGCTGGCCCTGGCCGCGCGCTACGACCAGCCGGTGCTGGCGATACACGCTCCCACGCTCCTGCTCACCCGCCCCGTGTTCGGGGCCGACCCCTGGCAGAAGGTGGACCGCTCCATCGACCTGGCGCAGGCGGTGGGCGCCCCCACGGTGGTCCTTCACCCGCCCTTCTTCTGGCAGACCCGCTACGCCCGGTCCTTCGTGCGCGGGGTCGACATGCGCGAACAGGTCGCCGACGTGCGCCTGGCGGTGGAGAACATGTTCACCTGGCGCCCGCGCTCGGGCCACTCCACGCGCGACTTCCAGGCCTACTCGCCCACCTGGGATCCGGTGGGCCAGGGCTACCGCTCGGTCACCCTGGACATCTCCCACGCGGCGACCTCCGGCTCGGACGCCCTGGCCATGGCCCGCGCCCTGGGCCCGACGCTATGCCACCTGCACCTGACCGACGGCGTGCCCGGCTTCCACGACGACCACCTCCTGCCCGGGCAGGGCAACCAGGACTGCGCCGGGGTGCTGGCGCACCTGGCCGCCACCGGCTTCGAGGCCGGCGGCGGCCAGGTCGTCGTCGAGGTCAACACCCGTGGCATGAGCCGGGAGCAGCGGCGCGAGGGCCTGGCCAGTGCCCTGGCCTTCGCCCGCGAGCACCTGGAGGGGGCGGGGAACACGGGGGCGGTGCGCATCCCCCCGCCCACGCGCAGGCGCTACCGCTCCTGA